One Coccinella septempunctata chromosome 1, icCocSept1.1, whole genome shotgun sequence DNA window includes the following coding sequences:
- the LOC123316497 gene encoding uncharacterized protein LOC123316497 — translation MTSVCGVCKTVVNSITPSIQCAGSCANFYHAKCVNISPDKLHILNGSEDVYWMCTTCRGRLNSSTGGPDVDVLKFMREVKAELISIQNNMEDFKKSVGFCSDKVTDFEAAMKTFSNQMKSMDSLKKENKDLQESVRLLNKKVADLEQSARAYNIEIHGYPEKKNENIYSIVDSIHETLNIPLSRDVVESAHRVKSFESGKPRNIVIKYVSLKSRNSVLAAAKARRNSSNGALIINEIPNARIYINEHLTPENKILFKKVRETARQRDYKYVWIRNGSILVRKDDDSSVKQISSEGQIVYM, via the coding sequence ATGACTTCTGTTTGTGGAGTTTGTAAAACAGTAGTAAACAGTATAACACCAAGTATCCAATGCGCTGGTTCTTGTGCGAATTTTTATCACGCCAAATGTGTAAATATATCTCCTGATAAGTTGCATATTTTGAACGGATCGGAGGATGTATATTGGATGTGCACAACCTGTCGAGGTCGTTTGAATTCTTCTACAGGTGGTCCCGATGTCGATGTTCTGAAATTTATGCGTGAAGTAAAAGCTGAACTCATAAGCATTCAAAATAACATGGAAGACTTTAAGAAGTCCGTTGGGTTTTGCTCGGACAAGGTGACTGATTTTGAAGCAGCTATGAAGACTTTCAGTAATCAAATGAAATCTATGGATTCactgaaaaaagaaaataaagatCTGCAAGAATCAGTTCGattattgaataaaaaagtAGCAGATTTAGAACAGTCTGCCAGAGCTTACAACATCGAGATTCATGGATATCCagagaagaagaatgagaatattTATTCCATAGTCGATTCTATACATGAAACACTAAATATCCCACTCTCAAGGGATGTTGTTGAATCAGCCCATAGGGTCAAGTCCTTTGAGTCTGGTAAGCCGAGAAATATCGTCATAAAATATGTTTCTCTCAAATCTAGAAATAGTGTACTGGCAGCGGCGAAAGCTAGAAGGAATTCTTCTAATGGAGCCCTAATAATCAATGAGATACCTAACGCGAGAATTTACATCAACGAACATCTAACCCCAGAAAATAAGATACTTTTCAAAAAGGTGAGGGAGACTGCCCGACAGAGAGATTATAAATATGTTTGGATCAGAAATGGCAGTATTTTGGTCCGAAAAGATGATGATTCCTC